A single region of the Pseudomonas mandelii genome encodes:
- a CDS encoding multicopper oxidase domain-containing protein, protein MDRKARHPCKWFGLLTPLSVLLTMTLGTTNLRASPIDDERQPEPSDPSAYYDEPTDKVGALNAILTMPPANLDSFDLPGGVKGSKDTTRKENILPPALQTSFNYPTNGKPSPLYGALPFTQPLALFEEFGVEKLDPTTPAALLPFPPAAIGPLPQQDPTSVARSAPPSAALDAFLRQPGLTPFPSQYSNVVDRNPWQKQIEFFLNRRIGSSAEGRPPGKGWSHQRWNEFYPQVAYKTVQAGARVNTGLRDSRQMHRYAVGEFGPSGLYYNVAGVPATAGTSKGSEPRFHPKMPVQKLNSLWTFDGTLPPKLLMVRYGQPVLMRHYNGLPIDPSANMGFGLHTITTHEHNGHAPAESDGYTNAFFFPGQFYDYRWPIQLAGYDSINTKAEDPRAAFPCSPGETLWTNDLAPGRKTCDNGMIKIRGDWRETMSTHWFHDHMLDFTAQNVYKGNAAMMNYYSALDRANESVNDGVNLRLPSGSALPWGNRDYDVNLMFADKAWDKNGQLWFNPFNTAGFLGDQVLVNWKWKPVLDVRARSYRLRMLNGSVSRYFKMALVREIKGTSGEFQGPVGSGVSYARVPFHLIANDGNIMEHAVPFDGTMDLDADGDKQNHNAILPTLGIAERFDIIVNFSKNGIKPGDKLFFVNLLVHQDGKGPEEPVALADVLSEKYRAIIKQTSKGPKWEDGDPAVGKVLQLNVKAYTGQDLAMDPAAYEPAKPGKAEGLFMIPLKIHRDNAADKALLAQARHRTFTFGRSDGTDEAPWTVKTDGGFGFRMDPRRLNTSTKLASGPTDAGATGFGTLEVWHIKGNDTGWGHPVHVHFEEGIILSRGGKPPPEWEKWARKDVYRVGSEKDGTDNVEIAIQFREFAGTYMEHCHNTQHEDNSMLLRWDVEKPGQVQLMPTPLPSWDGVRYVNSAALPTFRTGDGYGTKAAVTP, encoded by the coding sequence ATGGACAGAAAAGCGCGGCACCCCTGCAAATGGTTTGGTCTCCTGACGCCCCTGAGCGTCCTTCTGACAATGACGCTCGGCACAACAAACCTGCGCGCCAGCCCGATCGACGACGAACGACAGCCCGAACCCTCCGACCCTTCAGCGTACTACGACGAACCGACTGACAAAGTAGGCGCCTTGAACGCCATTTTGACCATGCCCCCGGCTAACCTCGATTCCTTCGACTTGCCGGGTGGCGTCAAAGGCAGCAAAGACACCACGCGCAAGGAAAACATCCTGCCGCCAGCGCTGCAGACCAGTTTCAATTACCCCACCAACGGAAAACCCAGTCCGCTGTATGGTGCTCTGCCGTTCACTCAACCACTGGCGCTGTTCGAAGAATTCGGTGTGGAAAAACTCGACCCCACCACCCCGGCGGCACTGTTGCCGTTTCCACCCGCCGCCATTGGCCCGCTGCCACAACAAGATCCCACCAGCGTCGCACGCAGCGCTCCGCCGAGTGCGGCGCTCGACGCGTTCTTGCGTCAACCAGGCCTGACTCCGTTCCCCAGCCAGTATTCCAACGTGGTCGACCGCAACCCTTGGCAGAAGCAGATTGAATTTTTCCTCAACCGCCGTATCGGCTCGTCGGCTGAAGGCCGTCCGCCAGGAAAAGGCTGGTCGCACCAGCGCTGGAACGAGTTTTACCCGCAGGTGGCCTACAAGACCGTGCAAGCCGGCGCACGGGTGAATACCGGTTTGCGTGACAGTCGCCAGATGCACCGCTATGCCGTGGGTGAGTTCGGTCCCAGTGGTCTCTATTACAATGTGGCGGGCGTGCCAGCGACAGCAGGCACCTCCAAAGGATCTGAACCGCGTTTTCATCCGAAAATGCCGGTGCAGAAACTCAACTCGCTATGGACCTTCGACGGCACCTTGCCGCCAAAATTGCTCATGGTGCGGTACGGGCAACCTGTGTTGATGCGTCATTACAACGGCTTGCCGATCGACCCGTCGGCGAACATGGGGTTTGGTCTGCACACCATCACCACCCACGAACACAACGGTCACGCACCGGCGGAAAGCGACGGTTACACCAATGCGTTTTTCTTCCCCGGGCAATTCTACGACTATCGCTGGCCGATCCAGTTGGCCGGTTACGACAGCATCAACACCAAGGCTGAAGACCCGCGTGCAGCGTTTCCGTGCTCGCCGGGCGAAACCCTGTGGACTAACGACCTCGCCCCCGGCCGCAAAACCTGCGACAACGGGATGATCAAAATCCGCGGTGACTGGCGCGAAACCATGAGCACCCACTGGTTCCACGACCACATGCTCGATTTCACCGCGCAGAACGTCTACAAGGGCAACGCGGCGATGATGAACTACTACAGCGCCCTGGACCGCGCCAATGAATCGGTGAATGACGGCGTCAACCTGCGCCTCCCCAGCGGCAGCGCCTTGCCCTGGGGTAACCGCGACTACGACGTCAACCTGATGTTTGCCGACAAGGCGTGGGATAAGAACGGTCAACTGTGGTTCAACCCCTTCAACACTGCCGGCTTCCTCGGTGACCAGGTGCTGGTCAACTGGAAATGGAAACCAGTCCTGGATGTGCGCGCCCGCAGCTATCGCTTGCGCATGCTCAATGGCTCCGTGTCGCGCTACTTCAAGATGGCGCTGGTGCGCGAGATCAAGGGCACCAGTGGCGAGTTCCAAGGGCCTGTCGGGTCGGGCGTGTCGTATGCCCGGGTGCCGTTCCACCTGATCGCCAACGACGGCAATATCATGGAACACGCCGTGCCGTTCGACGGCACCATGGACCTGGATGCCGACGGTGACAAACAGAACCACAACGCGATCCTGCCAACCCTGGGCATCGCCGAGCGTTTCGACATCATCGTTAACTTCTCGAAAAACGGGATCAAACCAGGCGACAAGCTGTTCTTCGTCAACCTGCTGGTGCACCAAGACGGCAAGGGTCCGGAAGAACCCGTCGCCCTGGCTGACGTGCTGTCCGAGAAGTACCGGGCGATCATCAAGCAAACCAGCAAGGGGCCAAAGTGGGAGGACGGTGATCCGGCGGTAGGCAAGGTGTTGCAACTCAACGTCAAGGCTTACACCGGTCAGGACCTGGCCATGGACCCGGCCGCTTATGAGCCGGCCAAACCGGGCAAGGCTGAAGGCCTGTTTATGATCCCGCTGAAAATCCATCGCGACAATGCGGCCGACAAGGCGCTGCTGGCTCAGGCTCGTCACCGCACCTTTACCTTCGGCCGTTCTGATGGCACCGATGAAGCACCCTGGACGGTCAAGACCGACGGCGGTTTCGGGTTTCGCATGGACCCACGTCGGCTGAACACCTCGACCAAACTGGCCAGCGGTCCGACCGACGCCGGCGCCACGGGCTTCGGCACGCTGGAAGTGTGGCACATCAAGGGTAATGACACGGGCTGGGGCCACCCGGTGCACGTGCACTTCGAGGAAGGGATCATCCTCAGCCGTGGCGGCAAGCCACCACCGGAATGGGAAAAATGGGCACGCAAGGACGTGTATCGCGTCGGTTCGGAAAAGGATGGTACGGACAATGTCGAGATTGCGATCCAATTTCGCGAATTCGCCGGCACCTACATGGAGCACTGCCACAACACTCAGCATGAGGACAACTCAATGCTGTTGCGTTGGGACGTTGAAAAACCCGGGCAAGTGCAGTTGATGCCGACTCCATTGCCGAGCTGGGATGGCGTGCGCTACGTGAACTCCGCTGCGCTGCCAACCTTCCGCACCGGCGACGGCTACGGTACCAAAGCAGCGGTCACACCATGA
- a CDS encoding sensor histidine kinase — translation MQILQRQKVPALPHTAAGEGTGLRGQFNLLRWFSLGSFFIIAAVALGLGYISTRFVVEESIERDSMLTAQFIQAIGDAEIRHASITPNRTMGEMLDPRGDNAYSDVDPGSRAAARTEFLDHVAHLPDTLLAVVYALDRTVVWSTNPELVGVRIENDKELDESFEMKETVSTSYHQIDEERPEQMLLREPKYLFIENYIPMFNADKSKVIAMVEIYKEPADLVARIQRGFKSIWLATLLGGVVIYLALFWIVWRASELLESQQKQLIANETFVALGEMSSAVAHSLRNPLANIRSSAELAQEIASQNTQKNIGDIINQVDRMSRWVRELLMSLRPMNDDYEAVDLVLIIDDTLGAFDALIKRSGVEVRFTPKVCPPVVSQQVLLTQILNSLIANALEAMPRGGVLSIEIESPQTGHVCMILSDTGKGMTKQQQQMVFKPFFTTKQGGLGVGLALVKRIMERLEGSVELTSQEQAGTRVCLNFKVATGGEY, via the coding sequence ATGCAGATACTCCAGCGCCAAAAAGTACCTGCGCTGCCGCACACGGCGGCAGGAGAAGGCACGGGCTTACGTGGCCAGTTCAATCTGCTGCGCTGGTTTTCCCTGGGCAGTTTTTTCATCATCGCCGCCGTGGCGCTGGGGCTGGGTTATATATCTACGCGCTTCGTCGTCGAGGAAAGCATCGAGCGCGATTCCATGCTGACCGCGCAATTCATTCAGGCCATTGGTGATGCCGAAATCCGCCACGCCTCGATTACCCCGAACAGAACCATGGGCGAAATGCTCGATCCTCGAGGTGACAATGCCTATTCCGACGTCGATCCGGGCTCTCGTGCGGCTGCCCGCACAGAGTTTCTCGATCATGTCGCACACTTGCCGGACACGCTATTGGCGGTGGTGTACGCTCTGGATCGCACGGTGGTCTGGTCGACCAACCCGGAGTTGGTCGGCGTGCGCATTGAAAATGATAAGGAACTGGACGAATCCTTTGAGATGAAGGAAACCGTGTCCACCAGCTACCACCAGATCGATGAAGAACGTCCCGAACAGATGCTGCTGCGCGAACCCAAGTACTTGTTCATCGAGAACTACATCCCGATGTTCAATGCCGACAAAAGCAAAGTGATCGCCATGGTGGAGATCTACAAAGAACCTGCGGACCTGGTGGCGCGCATCCAGCGTGGTTTCAAGTCGATCTGGCTGGCGACCCTGCTTGGTGGTGTCGTCATTTACCTCGCGCTATTCTGGATTGTCTGGCGTGCGTCCGAGCTGCTCGAGAGCCAGCAGAAACAGTTGATCGCCAACGAAACCTTCGTGGCGCTGGGTGAAATGTCCTCGGCCGTGGCCCACAGTTTGCGCAATCCGCTGGCGAACATTCGCTCGAGCGCCGAACTGGCCCAGGAAATCGCCAGCCAGAATACGCAAAAGAACATCGGCGACATCATCAATCAGGTCGATCGCATGTCGCGTTGGGTTCGTGAATTGCTGATGTCGTTGCGGCCGATGAATGACGACTATGAGGCGGTGGATCTGGTATTGATCATTGATGACACCCTGGGTGCCTTCGACGCGCTGATCAAACGCTCCGGCGTTGAAGTCCGTTTCACACCCAAGGTCTGCCCGCCAGTGGTTAGTCAGCAGGTGTTGCTGACGCAAATTCTCAATAGCCTGATTGCCAACGCCCTGGAAGCCATGCCCAGGGGCGGCGTGCTGAGTATCGAGATTGAATCGCCGCAGACCGGCCATGTGTGCATGATCCTGAGCGATACCGGCAAGGGCATGACCAAGCAACAGCAACAAATGGTCTTCAAGCCGTTTTTTACCACCAAACAAGGCGGGTTGGGCGTAGGCCTGGCCCTGGTCAAAAGGATAATGGAACGCTTAGAGGGCTCGGTCGAGCTGACCAGCCAGGAGCAGGCAGGAACCCGCGTTTGTCTCAACTTTAAAGTGGCAACGGGGGGAGAGTACTGA
- a CDS encoding SCO family protein, giving the protein MTSTTPRSRALGMHLILLLVTGVLAAWLLLAHEGAPSPTESATPWGGDYFPNTLLTDQDGRQVRFFEDLIKGKVVVINFIFTTCSDSCPLETARLRQMQQLLGDRVGKDIFFYSISIDPLSDTPEVLKAYAQRFKVGPGWQFLTGEFEAVTDLRKKLGLFIEGVDNGRSKDHNLSLIVGNQSTGRWMKASPFENPWILADQLANTLQNWKQASAEGRYANAPEIRPPSNGEELFRTRCASCHSLGPQDGQGIGMRSIGPDLIGVTRQRDPVWLNRWIREPDRMLAEKDPIALELFERFDKIPMPNLRLDEDAAQSIMDFLQEETDRQQSLQAAQLQ; this is encoded by the coding sequence ATGACATCAACTACGCCGCGCTCCCGCGCCCTGGGCATGCACCTGATTTTGCTGCTGGTCACCGGCGTGCTGGCCGCTTGGCTGCTGCTCGCTCATGAAGGTGCACCGTCGCCGACGGAATCGGCGACACCCTGGGGCGGCGATTACTTCCCCAACACCTTGCTGACCGATCAGGACGGTCGGCAGGTGCGTTTTTTCGAGGACCTGATCAAGGGCAAAGTGGTGGTGATCAACTTCATCTTCACCACGTGCAGCGACTCCTGTCCGCTGGAAACCGCGCGCCTGCGCCAAATGCAACAGTTGCTCGGGGACCGGGTCGGGAAGGATATCTTTTTCTACTCGATCAGCATTGACCCGCTGAGCGATACCCCCGAGGTGCTTAAAGCCTACGCCCAGCGCTTCAAGGTGGGACCGGGCTGGCAGTTTCTCACCGGCGAATTCGAGGCCGTTACCGACCTGCGAAAAAAACTCGGGCTGTTTATCGAAGGCGTCGACAACGGACGCAGCAAGGATCACAACCTGAGCCTGATCGTTGGCAACCAGAGCACCGGTCGCTGGATGAAAGCCTCGCCGTTCGAGAACCCGTGGATCCTCGCCGATCAGTTGGCCAATACCTTGCAGAACTGGAAGCAGGCCAGTGCCGAAGGGCGCTACGCCAATGCGCCCGAGATTCGTCCGCCGAGCAACGGAGAAGAATTGTTTCGCACCCGTTGCGCGTCGTGTCACAGCCTCGGGCCGCAAGACGGGCAGGGCATCGGCATGCGCAGCATCGGCCCGGACCTGATCGGCGTGACCCGTCAGCGAGACCCCGTCTGGCTCAATCGCTGGATCCGCGAACCGGACCGCATGCTTGCCGAAAAGGACCCGATTGCGCTGGAACTGTTTGAGCGCTTTGACAAGATTCCAATGCCCAACCTGCGCCTGGATGAAGACGCAGCGCAGTCCATCATGGATTTTTTGCAGGAAGAAACTGACCGTCAACAATCGTTGCAGGCGGCGCAGTTGCAATAG
- a CDS encoding DUF4174 domain-containing protein: MLIRSLTLTTLLAFAGPLLAAEDGSPLDNDKGRSRPLIVIASSTVDPVWVSLKKAMDDPANKDGVKQRNIRVYTVLNMFGQLDGKDLGQQDTMALIRSLKLGAGAFPKVILVGKDGEKKFESSGDESKSVDLKKIFDTIDALPAAEKEAAPPTVATPVVAEPAAKGAKGAKPGKPAKPAKPPEMPDD, encoded by the coding sequence ATGCTCATCAGGTCTTTGACCCTGACTACCTTGCTGGCTTTCGCCGGCCCCTTGCTCGCCGCCGAAGACGGCTCACCGCTGGACAATGACAAAGGCAGATCCCGGCCACTGATTGTGATTGCTTCGAGTACCGTTGACCCGGTCTGGGTGAGCCTGAAAAAGGCGATGGACGATCCGGCCAACAAGGATGGCGTCAAGCAACGCAATATCAGGGTGTACACCGTGCTGAACATGTTCGGTCAGCTCGACGGCAAGGATCTCGGCCAGCAGGACACCATGGCGCTGATCCGCTCGCTGAAACTCGGCGCGGGGGCGTTTCCCAAAGTCATCCTGGTGGGCAAGGATGGTGAGAAGAAGTTCGAGAGTTCGGGGGATGAATCGAAGTCGGTCGACTTGAAGAAGATTTTCGACACCATCGACGCCTTGCCAGCCGCCGAAAAAGAAGCCGCACCGCCGACAGTCGCAACGCCCGTCGTCGCCGAACCGGCCGCTAAAGGCGCCAAGGGTGCAAAACCGGGAAAACCGGCGAAACCGGCCAAGCCTCCTGAAATGCCGGATGATTGA